From Candidatus Tanganyikabacteria bacterium:
GAATCCGTGGACCAGATTGCCGCAGCGGTGGACCGGTATCGGGCGAGATGGATCATCGAGGAATTCTTCAAAGCCCTAAAGACGGGCACGGCATACCAAAAGCGCCAGTTCGAGAGCAGGCGCGCCATGCTGAATGCCCTGGCCGTTCTTGGCCCAGTGGCCTGGCGCCTGCTCGCCTTGCGGGCAACTTCACGGGACTCGTCCGAGACCCCGGCCACCAGAGTCCTGACCGAGGTGCAGGTAAAGATCCTAAAGGCCATCGTCAAGAAGCGAAAGCTAAATATCAAGCTCTCGAGGGTGCCCACCGTAAGGGAAGCGATGTTAGCCATCGCAGCTCTGGGGGGCCACATCAAATACAACGGCCCCACAGGCTGGCAAACGCTCGGAGCGGGGATGGATTACCTGCTAGTTGCAGAGCTCGGATG
This genomic window contains:
- a CDS encoding transposase, encoding ESVDQIAAAVDRYRARWIIEEFFKALKTGTAYQKRQFESRRAMLNALAVLGPVAWRLLALRATSRDSSETPATRVLTEVQVKILKAIVKKRKLNIKLSRVPTVREAMLAIAALGGHIKYNGPTGWQTLGAGMDYLLVAELGWWLHADLGKK